The nucleotide window GACGGCAATCAGCAACTGTTCGACGAGCGGGACCGTCGAGACACCGATGCCACCGACGAGTACCACGACGACGGCTGGGATGAACGCGATACTCCCGATGCCGATGGCCGCAAGCGCCGTCGCCGAAAGAGCGGTGTCACCACCCGCGAGTTCGGTCATGACTGGCGTCACGAGTTCGGGGGTGACTGCCCCGAGAACGACGAAACCGACGGTGAGTTCTGGTGACAGTTCGAGACCGCGAGCAATGGCGAACGCGAGAAATGGCATCGTCACGTGACCGAGAAGAGCGGTCCCAAGGGTCCGTCCCTCGACCTGCCGGAACTGCTCGACAGAGAGCGTCAGCGAGATGCTGCCGATCATCACCGCGAGGATACCAGTTAAAACCTCCGTCACGACCGCCACGCGTGGAACGGCGATTCCGAGACCAACTGCGAGGAGAACCCACAGGAGAAGGTAGTCCTCAATGATAGCCGTTAGCCTCATTTCGGAAGGATGTCAGCCCCAAAAGGACTGCGTGCGGGCGTACTGGCGCTCCTGTGAGAGGATATCCCGGTAGAAGTCGTCCTCGTTCTCGCGGAGCTTGGCGATGATCCGGGCGGCGTTGTGCGGGCCGACACCGCGGGCAGCGAGCGCGATGACGGCCTGCTTGCCGTGGCTCTGGACGAGCGTCGCGGCCTGATACGCCCGCTCGGTCTGCTTTTCCTGTTCGTCGTCCTTCTCGTCGGTCTTGATCGCCTCGACGACCTCCTCGGCCCACGGGTTGAGCGCCGCGATGCGCGTCGAGCCACAGAGCGGACATTCGGGCTGGTCGGGGATTCGCCGCACCTCCTGCGTACGCTCCCACTCCTGGCAGTGCAGACAGAACAGCCGCATCCGATCCTCCTGGATCCGCTCTCGCACCGTGTCGATGACGCTCGCGTCGGCGTTCTCGGGCGCGAGCAGCTCCTTGCCCGACGAGCGCCCGTCGATTCCCACGGAGGTATGCCCGCTGTGGGTCACGAGATCGATCTCCTCGGACTGGATGGCCGAGAGCACATCGCCGGCGTCGTCGATCGAGAGATCGTCGTGGAACACCTCGCGGACGGCCTCGTCGTAGACCGGCGTGTCCTGGAGCGCCGCGAGCAGCCGCCCACGGCCGAACCGACTGTCGCTCTGCCAGGATTTGAGCGCACCGAACGTCGCCGCGACCTGTGCGAGTTTGAACTTGAGCGCATCCGAATTTTTGAGGCTGAGTTCGATGAGCCCCGCGACGTGCTCCGGTGCTGTCTCGTTCAGGATCTCGACGACGTCGCTCCCGCGCACCCCGCGCGGCACATCGAGCTCGATGCGATATGGGTCGATCTCCATGCCCACGGAGGAGCCGGTTCGCTGGCCGAGCAGTGCCGACAGGATCCTCCCGAGAGTCTCGTTGGTCGTGTGGCCGAAACAGGCATTCACCACCACCGACCGTGGTTCGGATTCGACGACGATCCGATCCTCTGTGGGCATCGGACCGTCCGCCTCGATCTGCTTTTCGAGCGGGTTGAGCGCCTCGCTCGCGGTGTACTCGTCGGTTGGATAGCGCTCGGCGAGATCGTCGGCCACCGCCGTCCGCGACGCGCCGTCGGCGAACGACTCGCCGACCGTTCCCCGGATCTCGCCGACCTCGCCGGCGACCGCTTGCGGCACCGGGATCTCCTGGCCGGTCCACGAGGGGATCTCGCCGGCGGGATCCTCGATCGGGCTGACCTTCACCTCGCTCTTCTCGTCGTTGACCTCCGCGATGCGCCACATCTCGCCGCGCTGGATGAAGGTCTCACCCGGGCCGGCGAAGTTGACGACGAACCGTTCGTCGAGCGTGCCGATCGTCCGCCCGGAGGCGACGTCCGAGACCGTGTACGTCTCCTCGTCGGGGATCATCGAGAGGTTGGCGTAGAAATACTGCCACGACCCGCCCGACTTCTCCAGTCTGTCCTGCTCTTCGTCGAGCCAGAGGATCCGATTGCCCGATAGTTCGCGGACGATCTCGCGAAACTCCTCCTCGCCGAGATCGCGGAACGGGTAGGCACGCGTGACGATCTCGTAGGCTCGGCGCGCGCCGATCTCGCCGAAGTCCATGACGAACCCGACGATCTGGTTGGCGACCGTGTCCAGGCTGCCGTGGTGGATCTCGGCGGGTTCGACCAGGCCTTCGTGGGCGCGCCGGCAGATGGCGAGCGCTTCGAGCGTGTCGTCCGGGCGTGTCGTGAGCACGGTACCCGACGAGAGTCGGTCCGAGCGATGGCCC belongs to Halococcus qingdaonensis and includes:
- a CDS encoding DEAD/DEAH box helicase, with the protein product MADSEAAADLAAFTHLGEQVRAALSERGFTTPTEPQRKAIPPLADGQDGLVIAPTGTGKTETAMLPVFDALAGEDRFGMQALYITPLRALNRDMRDRLDWWGEQLELDIDVRHGDTTQYHRQQQAEDPPDVLVTTPETLQAMLTGKKLRKALGDVSHVVIDEVHELAASKRGAQLTIGLERLRELAGEFQRIGLSATVGDPGEVGKFLTGGRECALIEVDVGSRLDVRVRKPRVTDEDETLAAELASDPDLASHVRAIRDLVADNESTLIFVNTRQTAEALGSRCNALDLPIGVHHGSLSKEARIEVEDAFKAGELDGLLCTSSMELGIDVGRVDHVIQYQSPREVARLLQRVGRAGHRSDRLSSGTVLTTRPDDTLEALAICRRAHEGLVEPAEIHHGSLDTVANQIVGFVMDFGEIGARRAYEIVTRAYPFRDLGEEEFREIVRELSGNRILWLDEEQDRLEKSGGSWQYFYANLSMIPDEETYTVSDVASGRTIGTLDERFVVNFAGPGETFIQRGEMWRIAEVNDEKSEVKVSPIEDPAGEIPSWTGQEIPVPQAVAGEVGEIRGTVGESFADGASRTAVADDLAERYPTDEYTASEALNPLEKQIEADGPMPTEDRIVVESEPRSVVVNACFGHTTNETLGRILSALLGQRTGSSVGMEIDPYRIELDVPRGVRGSDVVEILNETAPEHVAGLIELSLKNSDALKFKLAQVAATFGALKSWQSDSRFGRGRLLAALQDTPVYDEAVREVFHDDLSIDDAGDVLSAIQSEEIDLVTHSGHTSVGIDGRSSGKELLAPENADASVIDTVRERIQEDRMRLFCLHCQEWERTQEVRRIPDQPECPLCGSTRIAALNPWAEEVVEAIKTDEKDDEQEKQTERAYQAATLVQSHGKQAVIALAARGVGPHNAARIIAKLRENEDDFYRDILSQERQYARTQSFWG
- a CDS encoding bile acid:sodium symporter family protein is translated as MRLTAIIEDYLLLWVLLAVGLGIAVPRVAVVTEVLTGILAVMIGSISLTLSVEQFRQVEGRTLGTALLGHVTMPFLAFAIARGLELSPELTVGFVVLGAVTPELVTPVMTELAGGDTALSATALAAIGIGSIAFIPAVVVVLVGGIGVSTVPLVEQLLIAVVGPMLLAVGVRAWRPERVKRYDDYYPSVSALMVILVIGGVTATNAAVIRSSRTVLFVVGAGVVVLNLLGYGVGWLGTVHRPRDERIAVALSVGMRDFAVAAALVVAAGLPARASLPAVVFGIVEMATSAGLARYFAR